The Hippocampus zosterae strain Florida chromosome 10, ASM2543408v3, whole genome shotgun sequence genome contains the following window.
GCACGACAAGGTGGCACTCATGGCCGAGATGGCCAACCTGCGCGAGAATAACCAGCGCCTGCAGGAGGAGAGCGTGACAGCCAGTGAGCAGCTGCGCAAGTTCAACCGACTCTTCGGCCACTTGGGCGAGAGCGAGCACGCCGCGCACCCCGCCGTGCACCAGACGCCACCCAAGAGGGAATGAACATAACTGGACTGCCTTAAAACTGGAAAGATTTCCCACCTTACACTTCAACCCCGCCCCATCCCTCTGAgcctcttatttttctaaatcttcTATGGTTTCTACGTTCAAGGAGACTATTTAAATCACCCGGAGAGGCCTAAACACTGTTCCTGCAAGCCAGTCAGCCAAAAATGCCATGATAGACTACAATTCCCATGATGCACTTGAAGTCCCGCAAGCGTTCCACAGTCTTAAGTACTGTACATATGAAGCCTGTAAGGTACACACTCGCATATCCCTGTAATCTATATTGTATTGATATTGTTGAACTACGagagtgtgtgcgggtgtgtgtttaTTGGGTGACGAGCAATCTAGTTTACGGAAGACTCGTGGCCTCTCATCGTTTACACTGAGGACCTTTAGTACTGGACATATTTGTATACAAATGCATACAGAATTCCCCGAGGTGGCAGCAGTAGTAAAAGTGTTTCAAAGAAAACACTGAGCAGCGCCTCCAGACCCCAACTGCGAACACATATTTTTTTCGCTCCTTAACTAGTATTTTCTATACAGTACTTTTGAGCACGAATGAGCCTATTAAGCATTGAGCTAATGCATAGCACCAAAGCTAAGTGGTCAGGGACAGTCTTAAATACTTAACGTTTCTTGCTAATCTCGTCACAATTTTCGTCGCTACGGTCATGTCGCCACAAAGCTAAGTAGaccagtttgaatgtttttctaTTGCTTTGCGCGCTAACTGGCTGTGAGGTTAATTAACATTTCCCACTATTGATCTTTTTTCTCATTGCGCTGACATGTCAGGATAAAGCTTAAGTGGATGACTTTTAACGTTTTTGATGGCAACTGGCAGCTTGGCTCACTCCTTGTTAATATCTCATCCTTCTTTTACTGTAACGAGAAGTCAAGTGGTTGACTTTTAGGTTCTTCTATGCCTTTGAGTGAGTGTTAATTCTTTCCCCATGTgtcctttattgtcattgagtGAACACAATGGCAAAAGCCATATTGGTCACTTAATTTTTCCCCCCTGCAGCCCCTCTAAACTAGGCTAACTGTCACGTCCTATTAAAAACGACATGTTCTTTCTCCCATCCCAAAAATGCATATATATTCCCCAAATTCCAAGCTATTTCTAtacttgggggaggggggggggggaaactaaCTCAAAATTAAAATTATGCTTCTCTTATCATTTACTGTACAAGTAGGGAGACAAAATGGCTCTCTtctgtttgtggaaaaaaacatattaatCTATTTTTCTTACAGTAAAACACGTTTGTGCTTTGTGGCTGCCGGTACTTTTTGATAATTCCGTTCAAAATGTTTGTGATGACTGGAACTGTTTGAATACTAGGCTCAGGTTCCTTATGATGCTGGACCTACACACTACACCATCACAGGTactgtttgaagaaaaaaaaactaacaaaaacgcATAATTGCTTCTTACTTGCCATTGCAGCTTTCCCTTTAAAGCTTCTTCTAGCTGGAATTTAGTAAAGTTGAGTTTGCCTTTTGTGGAGAGGGTTGATGACTCGAGTGAAAGCCACAAGTGGCCCCCTaaaaatcaggggtgggcaacctaATCTGGCCCATCATGCAATTCGAAAAAACTCAGAGGAACTGAAAAAGCCCAATTGCATTTAAACCACATGGTCACCATGAACAAGTTCTGGTTccccacccctgttttaaacTCTGGATGAGAAGTCACACTCTTCTCTTTTCCCTCCATTCAGGTGTCGACAAGTCTCGTTTTTGTCACGTAAAAaccgtgttttgttttaatgtataACAAAGCTATTTATAGCCTCCAGTGATCCATGTTGAACAAATCAGTAATGGTAATATTGTacaatttttcctttttatatgTTTTGATAATTTATTTGTTGTAACGCATACAAGAGTGAGGATGTGAAAAGAGGGTACTGTGTTTTATTAGATCTTAATTCTTCTGTTTGCTCTGGGCTGTAATAAGTGTACATTGAAAGTGTAaattatgttttcattttatataaaaaaatacaattcattcTCAAATGTTTGTATGAATTTCCATTGCTCTGTGACAGACATTGGCTAAATTTGATTTGCAACCTGCCTGATCCTTTTTTGTTAAGTTAGCTCCTCTTGCCAAAGATGTGGCTGTTCCGAAAACAAGAAGGGCCAAGGCTGGGggggaacaaacaaacatggtcACATCAGTGGGCGAATTCATGGCCGCTGCAGTAATTGCAAAGACATCAATTGTCACTCAATGCCACAAAGCCATCCATGCAAATCATCGAGGTAAGAGGACTcaactggtcaaaacaaggcgCCTGCTAGTGTCGACATGTTCATTCATGGTCGTACTGGGCCTAAACAAAAGTTTGGTAGGTGTGCTAAAGGTGCCACATCACCCAACGAGCTCAAAAGTATTGTACTAAATGTCCTGCGTTTCCTGAGCAGTCCCACTCCTTTGAATGATTCGCACATCAATCTGACTCTTAGAAGGTTAGAGGAACACGTTGCAATAGAGACTGAGATCCACCCAGTggtaattattaatttattttgttcataatGAGAATATTAACACTGTGAAGAGAACAAAACTGCTGGAGTTGAATAGAAGCAGATTGCCGAGGGATTGTTCAAGAGCCGCACATGACGCACTCGTCTCTGTTTTCCAAGGAGCACACCATGGCAGCCTTGTTGCGCTCCTTGGAGTCTTGCTCTGAGGTTTTCTCCGTAGTGCCGTTGGTCAAGGTAGACCCCTCCTTGAGCTTCTCCTTGTCCAGTGTGAACTGGATGGGGTTGGCGGCAGGCTTGGTGCGCAGGTAGTACATGCCTGTCTTCAGACCCTGAGACCAGATGGATGACAAGCAGCCATTTTAAAGAAGTTAATACTTGTTGTGTCTGTTCCATTTAGTTGTGTCCATTGCTACAATGACAAAACAATTCCGTTTCTTTTCTCCCCCAGGAATGGCCCTTCCGTTTTAACCAAAACAAGAACTCTGACCCAATCACAGACATGTCATTTGTCGGAGTGCGGTGTAAATCTTCCTTCTGCATCATGCCATGTACCTGCTTCCAGCCAAAGAAGTGCATGCTGGTCAGTTTGCCGTAATTGGGCTCTGCGATGTGGATGTTTAGAGACTGGCTCTGGTCGATGTAGGCACCTCGGTCGGCGGCCATCTTAAGCACTGTCTTCTGGGAAATCTCCCACACAGTCTTGTATAGCTGCTTAAGGTCATCTGGGATTTCTGCGATGTCCTGGAGCAAGGGAAAACCCAAGATTTAGGTTTAGGAATACAGTCATCAGCCACTagattgcagatttttttggtcctttttCTGTATTTACAGATGATACGTAAAACAACAGTAGGTAATAATTCATGGTCACCGTACCTGTACAGATCCATTGTGAGCAATTAGCTGGTTCTTCATGTCCTCGCTCCATAGCCCCCTCTCAGTGAGATCCTTGAGGAGGTGCGGGTTGACGCACTGGAACTCGCCGGAGAGCACCCTGCGTGTGTATATGTTGCTGGTGTACGCCTCAATGGACTCGTTGTTGCCAAGGATCTGCGCAGTGGAGGCGGTGGGCATGGGCGCCAGCAGCAGGCTGTTTCTCACACCGTGCTTGGCGATCTTCTCTTTGAGTAACGCCCAGTCCCACAGCGGCGTGGGTGTCCGCTGCCACATGTCGTACTGGAGGATCCCTTTGCTGACAGGAGAGCCCGGGTACGTCTCGTAGGGGCCGTGCTCGGCGGCCAACTCGCAGCTGGCCTCCAGTGCAGCGTAGTAGATGGTCTCAAAGATCTGGAGATTGAGTAGTTGCGCCTCGGGGCTCTCAAAGGGCTGCCGCATGAGAATGAAGGCGTCGGCCAGCCCCTGGACGCCGATGCCAATGGGCCGGTGACGCATGTTGGAACGCTGCGCCTCAGGCACCGGGTAGTAGTTGATGTCGATGATCCTGTTGAGGTTCTTGACGATGACTTTGGTGACTGCCGCCAGCTTCTTGAAGTCGTACGTGCGCTCTGGGGTGACGTACATGTTGAGCGCCACGGAGGCTAGGTTGCACACGGCCACCTCGTCCTGGCTGGTGTATTCGACGATCTCTGTGCACAGGTTGCTGCACTTGATGGTGCCCAGGTTCTGCTGGTTGCTCTTGCGATTGCATGCATCCTTGTAGAGCATGTACGGCGTGCCCGTCTCCGTCTGAGACTCGATGATGGCGTACCACACCTGCTGGGCTTTCACCACCCGCTTGACCCGGCCCTCCTTCTCATAGCTTGTGTACAAAGCCTCAAACTCATCACCCCAGCACTCATCCAGGCCAGGGCACTCATTTGGACACATGAGCGACCAGTCCTGGTTGCTCTCTACCCTCTTCATGAACAGATCTGGGATCCAGAGACCGAAGAACAGGTCACGGGCGCGCTGCTCCTCTTTGCCTGTGTTCTTCTTCAGCTCCAGGAAGTCGAAAATGTCAAAGTGCCACGGCTCCAGGTACATGGCGAAGGCGCCGGGCCGCTTGTTGCCTCCCTGGTCCACGTAGCGCGCCGTGTTGTTGTAGACGCGCAGCATGGGCACCAGGCCGTTGGAGTTGCCATTGGTGCCGGCGATGTAGCTGCCAGTGGAACGGATGCAGCTGACCGCCACGCCGATGCCGCCTGCCGATTTGGAGATGAGGGCACACTGCTTGAGCGTGTCGTAGATGCCCTCGATGCTGTCGTCCTTCATGGCTAGCAGGAAGCAGCTGGACAACTGTGGCCGGTTGGTGCCGGCGTTGAAAAGAGTGGGCGAGGCGTGCGTGAACCATCTCTCTGACAGCAGGTTGTacgtctcaatggcggcgtcCACGCGCGCGCCGTGGATGCCCACCGCCACCCGCATCAGCATGTGCTGCGGGCGCTCTGCCACCTTGCCGTTGATCTTGAGCAGGTACGAGCGCTCCAGGGTCTTGAAGCCAAAGAAATTGTAGGAGAAGTCGCGGTCGTAGATGATGGCCGAGTTCAGGCGGTCCTTGTGCTCCAGGACAATGTCCAGCGTCTCCTTGGAGATCATAGGCGAATGACGGCGATTGAGCGGGTTGACGTAGTTGAAAAGGTCCTCCATGACTTCGCTGAACACCTTCTTGGTCTCCTTGTGCAGGTTGGAGACCGCGATGCGAGCTGCCAAGATGGCGTAGTCGGGGTGCTTGGTGGTGAGCGTTGCGGCGATCTCGGCCGCCAGTGTATCCAGCTCCACCGTGGTCACACCACTGTACAGGCCCTGGATCACCTTCATGGTGATCTGAGCCGGGTCCACGAAGTCCGAGTTGAGGCCATAGCAGAGCTTCTGAATGCGCGAGGTGATTTTATCGAACATGACGCGCTCTTGGCGGCCGTCTGGAACACAATCATACAGTCGCCGTTACAACCAACAATTAGAAACTTTTGCATTTTCCCATCTTTGTAAAGTTTTGACAACGGCTTTATTCAAAGTATTTTAATGCAGTTTTTTACATGTTACAgtataccattttaaaatgtgtactGCGTATAATCGATCATTTTGGTTttatacatccatccaccccccccccccccccacccaacgcTGTTACAGTCATTTTTCGTATGTGCAGTAACAAGATTAGCACAATTTGCCGTGACTGAACACATTGGTGAATCTAAAATAAATGTTCGTGGACATGGGTCCTATTGTACCTGACAGCCCCAGGGTACACAAACTCTGGAATATAGACGATTTTCTTTTGTTCCATGTATCGTTTCGCATACTCTACGTTCATTTGGGAATTTTGGGTcattgtgggggggaaaaaatggggtGAAAGAATGACATTCAGGGCAGGCATGTACGGCGAAGCAAAATTCTGGTTCAGTGTGCGCATGCGCTTCTTTACAGAAACAGTTTGGCGCCAAATGTTGACAAAGGCATCGGGGAAATTTTGTGTAGAACGACGCAGTAACTACATATTACATCAACTTCTGTACGACCAGACCGTTATAAGTTgttcgtcgttttttttttcaaccgaaTATGCTTGCTGAGCTTCATTTAACCCAACTAGAGAACTCAAATTGGCTGTTGTGTGCAGTACTGTTTACGAACACCGTGTACTCTACAAACTCGAGTTTGTCCCGCGTGACAACACTGCTTAATCGCTAAGGTATaacaccacatttttttttgtcttgtcacaAGAAAATTAGTGAGGATATCAGCGACGAGAGGCGGACAGCCTCGAGAGACAGCAGCTAAACCGTCCGGTTGGCACTCACCTCTCTTAATCACATGCATCTTGGTAGCGTGTGGTTTAGTTGGTCTTCCCACAAAGCGACTCCTAATCGTCCTTTCCGCGGAGTCGAGGCTTCCTTTCTGCCGCCGAGTGTCGTGAGTCTTTGTCCAGGAGACAGCGCGGGAAGAAGTCGCCCCTGATCCGTAAAACTCCCGGTGACGGTATATTTGTGGAGATGGAAAGCGAAGCCAGGTTTGACACATTGACCAATCAGCATAGAGAAAGGCAGGGGTCGTAACACGTGCGCGCCAATCAGAAAGGATTTCCTGTTCGACAAGCATATTCACCAATCGGCATCCAGAAAAGGGCGGGTCTTAAAACAGATGAGCCTATCAGAACCTTAAAAAGTGTCTTGTTCCGGTTGTTTTCCCGGATTAAATTATGGCGGGATTGAAAAAGTAGGTCAACATCAAAATGGGAGGGGAAAAGAAAACCGGAAATGTATCGTGTATTTATTACCGGTACTGtacttgaaataaaattgagggaAGTCAGGGAAATGTTTACATTAAACGTTTATCTGTGAGGTCAAAATGCAGTCCTTAAATGTGCGTTTTCGGTTGTCAATCAATTATTGTTAAAGACTAGGGTTATCAAATTTTTACTCccaaatacaaactaaaaaagTATTGAGTGCTGTTCATAAAAatacctttcaaaaaaaaagtatgttaaatATTATTATTCAC
Protein-coding sequences here:
- the LOC127609345 gene encoding ribonucleoside-diphosphate reductase large subunit, which translates into the protein MCQTWLRFPSPQIYRHREFYGSGATSSRAVSWTKTHDTRRQKGSLDSAERTIRSRFVGRPTKPHATKMHVIKRDGRQERVMFDKITSRIQKLCYGLNSDFVDPAQITMKVIQGLYSGVTTVELDTLAAEIAATLTTKHPDYAILAARIAVSNLHKETKKVFSEVMEDLFNYVNPLNRRHSPMISKETLDIVLEHKDRLNSAIIYDRDFSYNFFGFKTLERSYLLKINGKVAERPQHMLMRVAVGIHGARVDAAIETYNLLSERWFTHASPTLFNAGTNRPQLSSCFLLAMKDDSIEGIYDTLKQCALISKSAGGIGVAVSCIRSTGSYIAGTNGNSNGLVPMLRVYNNTARYVDQGGNKRPGAFAMYLEPWHFDIFDFLELKKNTGKEEQRARDLFFGLWIPDLFMKRVESNQDWSLMCPNECPGLDECWGDEFEALYTSYEKEGRVKRVVKAQQVWYAIIESQTETGTPYMLYKDACNRKSNQQNLGTIKCSNLCTEIVEYTSQDEVAVCNLASVALNMYVTPERTYDFKKLAAVTKVIVKNLNRIIDINYYPVPEAQRSNMRHRPIGIGVQGLADAFILMRQPFESPEAQLLNLQIFETIYYAALEASCELAAEHGPYETYPGSPVSKGILQYDMWQRTPTPLWDWALLKEKIAKHGVRNSLLLAPMPTASTAQILGNNESIEAYTSNIYTRRVLSGEFQCVNPHLLKDLTERGLWSEDMKNQLIAHNGSVQDIAEIPDDLKQLYKTVWEISQKTVLKMAADRGAYIDQSQSLNIHIAEPNYGKLTSMHFFGWKQGLKTGMYYLRTKPAANPIQFTLDKEKLKEGSTLTNGTTEKTSEQDSKERNKAAMVCSLENRDECVMCGS